In Bacillus cereus ATCC 14579, a single window of DNA contains:
- the ftsY gene encoding signal recognition particle-docking protein FtsY translates to MSFFKKLKEKISKQTDTVTEKFKQGLEKTRNSFADKVNDLVYRYRKVDEDFFEELEEILIGADVGVATVMELIDQLKEEVQRRNIQDPKEVQAVISEKLVGIYKGDSDFSNEINMQEDQLTVVLFVGVNGVGKTTTIGKLAHKFKSEGKSVLLAAGDTFRAGAIEQLEVWGDRVGVEVIKQGSGSDPAAVMYDAVQAAKARKVDVLLCDTAGRLQNKVNLMKELEKVKRVIEREVPGAPHEVLLVIDATTGQNGLSQAKTFRETTNVTGIVLTKLDGTAKGGIVLAIRNEMDVPVKFVGLGEQMDDLQQFDPEQYVYGLFANLVETEEV, encoded by the coding sequence ATGAGTTTTTTTAAAAAACTAAAAGAAAAAATTTCAAAACAAACGGATACAGTTACAGAGAAATTTAAACAAGGATTAGAAAAAACGAGAAATTCATTTGCGGATAAAGTGAATGATTTAGTTTATCGTTACCGTAAAGTGGACGAAGATTTTTTCGAAGAGTTAGAAGAAATCTTAATCGGTGCAGACGTTGGCGTTGCGACGGTAATGGAATTAATTGACCAATTGAAAGAAGAAGTACAACGTCGTAACATTCAAGATCCAAAAGAAGTACAAGCTGTTATTTCAGAAAAACTAGTAGGAATTTACAAAGGCGACAGCGATTTTAGTAACGAAATTAATATGCAAGAGGACCAATTAACGGTTGTTTTATTTGTTGGTGTTAATGGTGTAGGAAAAACGACGACAATTGGTAAACTGGCGCATAAGTTTAAATCAGAAGGTAAGTCAGTCCTATTAGCGGCAGGAGACACATTCCGTGCTGGAGCGATTGAACAATTAGAAGTATGGGGCGATCGCGTTGGTGTAGAAGTGATTAAACAAGGATCTGGATCTGATCCAGCGGCGGTTATGTATGACGCTGTACAAGCTGCGAAAGCACGTAAGGTAGATGTATTACTATGTGACACAGCAGGACGCTTGCAAAATAAAGTAAATTTAATGAAAGAATTAGAGAAGGTGAAGCGTGTAATTGAGCGTGAAGTACCAGGTGCTCCTCATGAAGTATTACTTGTTATTGATGCAACAACAGGACAAAACGGTTTAAGCCAAGCGAAAACATTCCGTGAAACAACGAATGTAACTGGTATTGTTTTAACGAAGTTAGATGGAACTGCTAAAGGTGGTATTGTATTAGCGATTCGTAACGAAATGGATGTACCAGTGAAGTTTGTTGGATTAGGAGAGCAAATGGATGACTTGCAACAGTTTGATCCAGAACAATATGTGTATGGTTTATTTGCGAACTTAGTAGAAACAGAAGAAGTATAA
- the lepB gene encoding signal peptidase I, producing MKKEKSSLWEWIKAILIAVVLAGVIRQFFFAPILVDGVSMAPTLHDRDRMIVNKIGYHIGDPKRFDIIVFRATEDKDYIKRIIGLPGDEIEYRNDKLYVNGKAYEEPYLDKQKKQIADGPLTYDFNLEEMTGKKTVPKDQLFVLGDNRRFSKDSRSIGTISMDQVIGKANMLYWPLEDARIVK from the coding sequence ATGAAAAAAGAGAAGAGTTCACTTTGGGAATGGATTAAGGCAATTTTGATTGCTGTTGTATTAGCTGGTGTTATTAGACAGTTTTTCTTTGCGCCAATTCTCGTAGACGGGGTATCGATGGCACCTACTTTACATGATCGTGATCGAATGATTGTGAATAAAATTGGTTATCACATTGGAGATCCAAAACGCTTTGATATTATCGTATTTCGAGCAACAGAAGATAAAGATTACATTAAGCGCATTATAGGCCTGCCAGGCGATGAAATAGAGTATCGTAATGATAAACTGTATGTTAACGGAAAGGCTTATGAGGAGCCGTATTTAGACAAGCAGAAAAAGCAAATTGCTGACGGACCGCTTACATATGATTTTAATCTTGAAGAAATGACAGGCAAGAAAACCGTTCCAAAAGATCAATTATTTGTTTTAGGTGATAATCGTCGTTTTAGTAAAGATAGCCGTTCAATCGGTACGATTTCAATGGATCAAGTAATTGGTAAAGCTAATATGTTATATTGGCCGTTAGAAGACGCACGTATTGTGAAATAA
- a CDS encoding ribonuclease HII: MQTMTIKEAENVLKEIMNEEDDRFQLLMKDDRKGVQKLVLKWYKQKELEQKEKEKFFEMSKYENALREKGVTYIAGIDEVGRGPLAGPVVTAAVVLPEDFYIPGLNDSKKLSEAKRERFYDEIKVQAIAIGVGIVSPQVIDDINIYQATKQAMLDAVANLSCTPQHLLIDAMKLPTPIPQTSIIKGDAKSVSISAASIIAKVTRDRMMKELGGKYPEYGFEQHMGYGTKQHLEAIEVHGVLDEHRKSFAPIKDMIQK; this comes from the coding sequence ATGCAAACTATGACGATAAAAGAAGCGGAAAATGTATTGAAAGAAATTATGAATGAAGAAGATGATCGCTTTCAACTGTTAATGAAAGATGATCGAAAAGGTGTTCAAAAGCTCGTTTTGAAGTGGTATAAACAAAAAGAGTTAGAACAGAAAGAAAAAGAGAAGTTTTTTGAAATGTCCAAGTATGAAAATGCTTTGCGTGAAAAAGGGGTCACATATATCGCGGGTATTGATGAAGTAGGGCGCGGGCCATTGGCTGGGCCTGTTGTGACGGCAGCTGTCGTTCTTCCTGAGGATTTTTATATTCCAGGGTTAAATGACTCGAAAAAGTTGAGTGAAGCGAAACGTGAGCGTTTTTATGATGAAATAAAAGTACAAGCAATTGCAATTGGAGTAGGAATTGTATCACCGCAAGTTATTGATGACATTAATATTTACCAAGCAACGAAACAAGCGATGTTAGATGCAGTTGCAAATTTATCTTGTACACCTCAACATTTATTAATTGATGCGATGAAGCTTCCTACACCAATTCCGCAAACATCAATTATTAAAGGTGATGCGAAAAGTGTTTCGATTTCAGCAGCATCCATTATAGCAAAAGTAACGAGAGATCGTATGATGAAAGAACTGGGAGGGAAGTATCCTGAATATGGATTTGAGCAACATATGGGATATGGCACAAAGCAACATTTAGAGGCAATTGAAGTGCATGGAGTACTAGATGAACACCGCAAGTCATTCGCACCAATTAAAGATATGATTCAAAAATAA
- the ylqF gene encoding ribosome biogenesis GTPase YlqF, with product MVIQWFPGHMAKARRQVTEKLKLIDVVIELVDARLPLSSRNPMIDEIITHKPRLVVLNKADMADDRLTKQWIAYFKEKGHMAISINAQAGQGMKEIAAACKVLVKEKFDKMVAKGIRPRAIRALIVGIPNVGKSTLINKLAKKNIAKTGDRPGVTTAQQWIKVGKEMELLDTPGILWPKFEDQLVGLRLATTGAIKDSILNLQDVAVYALRFMEKHYPERLKERYNLNEIPEDIVELFDAIGKNRGCLMGGGMIDYDKTSELVLRELRGGKLGKMTFETPEEFGEQVEDVEKIEEV from the coding sequence ATGGTAATTCAATGGTTTCCAGGGCATATGGCGAAGGCTAGACGCCAAGTAACGGAGAAATTAAAATTAATTGATGTTGTAATTGAACTTGTAGATGCTCGATTACCATTATCATCTCGAAACCCAATGATTGATGAAATCATTACACATAAGCCAAGGCTTGTTGTTTTAAATAAAGCGGATATGGCGGATGATCGTTTAACAAAACAATGGATCGCATATTTTAAAGAAAAAGGCCATATGGCAATTTCGATTAACGCGCAAGCTGGACAAGGTATGAAGGAAATTGCAGCAGCTTGTAAAGTGCTTGTTAAAGAAAAATTTGATAAAATGGTTGCAAAAGGTATTAGACCGAGAGCGATTCGTGCATTAATTGTAGGTATACCAAATGTTGGTAAATCTACATTGATTAATAAATTGGCAAAGAAAAATATTGCTAAAACAGGAGATCGTCCAGGTGTGACAACAGCTCAACAATGGATTAAAGTTGGGAAGGAAATGGAATTGTTAGATACACCAGGTATTCTGTGGCCTAAATTTGAAGATCAATTAGTGGGTCTTCGTTTAGCGACAACGGGTGCAATTAAAGATTCAATTTTAAATTTACAAGATGTAGCTGTTTACGCATTACGTTTTATGGAGAAACATTATCCAGAACGCTTGAAAGAACGCTATAATTTAAATGAGATTCCAGAAGATATTGTGGAATTATTCGATGCAATTGGAAAAAATAGAGGCTGCTTAATGGGCGGCGGAATGATTGATTATGATAAGACATCTGAGCTTGTGCTTCGTGAGCTTCGTGGTGGCAAACTTGGAAAAATGACGTTTGAAACACCGGAAGAGTTTGGAGAGCAAGTGGAAGATGTGGAAAAAATAGAAGAAGTATAA
- the trmD gene encoding tRNA (guanosine(37)-N1)-methyltransferase TrmD — protein sequence MKIDILTLFPDMFTGVFGSSILKKAQEKEAVNLRVVNFRDYTTSKHNSVDDYPYGGGAGMVLTPQPIFDAVEDLTKETERKPRVVLMCPQGERFTQKKAEELAGEEHLIFVCGHYEGYDERIREHLVTDEISIGDYVLTGGELASMVITDSVVRLLPGVLGNHASQVEDSFSTGLLEHPHYTRPADFRGMKVPDVLMSGNHKNIDEWRHKESLRRTYTRRPDLLDERELSKQEKKWLEEIKREQ from the coding sequence ATGAAAATTGATATTTTAACGTTGTTCCCAGACATGTTTACCGGTGTATTTGGATCTTCTATATTAAAGAAGGCACAAGAAAAAGAAGCGGTAAACCTTCGTGTTGTTAACTTTCGTGATTATACAACAAGTAAGCATAATAGTGTAGACGATTATCCTTACGGCGGAGGAGCTGGTATGGTGCTTACTCCTCAGCCTATTTTTGATGCTGTAGAAGATTTGACGAAAGAGACAGAGCGTAAGCCTAGAGTTGTCTTAATGTGTCCGCAGGGCGAAAGATTTACGCAGAAGAAAGCGGAAGAGCTTGCAGGGGAAGAACATTTGATCTTCGTATGTGGGCATTATGAAGGGTATGACGAACGAATTCGTGAGCATCTCGTAACGGATGAGATTTCTATTGGTGACTATGTATTAACGGGCGGAGAATTAGCCTCTATGGTTATTACTGATAGTGTTGTACGTCTCTTGCCAGGTGTGCTAGGAAATCATGCTTCACAAGTAGAGGATTCGTTTAGTACAGGTTTATTAGAGCATCCTCATTATACACGTCCGGCTGATTTTCGTGGTATGAAGGTACCGGATGTATTAATGTCAGGGAATCATAAAAACATTGATGAATGGCGACATAAGGAATCTTTGCGTCGAACGTATACGCGTAGACCGGATTTGTTAGATGAGAGAGAGTTATCTAAACAAGAGAAAAAATGGCTTGAGGAAATAAAGCGAGAGCAGTAA
- the ffh gene encoding signal recognition particle protein has product MAFEGLADRLQQTMQKIRGKGKVSEADVKEMMREVRLALLEADVNFKVVKDFVKRVSERAVGQDVMKSLTPGQQVIKVVQEELTELMGGEQSKIAVANKPPTVIMMVGLQGAGKTTTTGKLANLLRKKHNRKPMLVAADIYRPAAIKQLETLGKQLDMPVFSLGDQVSPVEIAKQAIAKAKEDHHDYVLIDTAGRLHIDEELMDELAKVKEVAKPDEIFLVVDAMTGQDAVNVAQSFHEQLGLTGVVLTKLDGDTRGGAALSIKAVTNTPIKFAGMGEKLDAIEAFHPERMASRILGMGDVLTLIEKAQATVDEEKAKELEQKMRTLSFTLDDFLEQLGQVRQLGPLDELLGMLPGANKIKGLKNAQVDEKQIGHIEAIIRSMTKLEREQPEIINASRKKRIAKGSGTTVQEINRLIKQFDDMKKMMKTMTGMQKGKKKGLGGLKFPFM; this is encoded by the coding sequence ATGGCATTTGAAGGATTAGCCGACCGACTTCAACAGACAATGCAAAAAATCCGCGGCAAAGGAAAAGTTTCTGAAGCCGATGTGAAAGAAATGATGAGAGAAGTTCGTCTAGCTCTTTTAGAAGCAGATGTTAACTTTAAAGTAGTAAAAGATTTTGTGAAGCGTGTGTCTGAACGTGCTGTCGGACAAGATGTAATGAAAAGTTTGACACCTGGACAACAAGTAATTAAAGTTGTACAGGAAGAACTTACAGAACTTATGGGCGGAGAGCAAAGCAAAATTGCTGTTGCTAATAAGCCACCGACTGTTATTATGATGGTTGGTCTGCAAGGTGCGGGTAAAACAACGACGACAGGTAAGCTTGCGAATTTGCTTCGTAAAAAGCATAACCGTAAACCGATGCTTGTTGCAGCGGATATTTACCGTCCAGCAGCGATTAAACAGCTTGAAACATTAGGGAAGCAATTGGACATGCCTGTATTCTCTTTAGGAGATCAAGTAAGTCCTGTTGAAATTGCGAAACAAGCGATTGCAAAAGCAAAAGAAGATCATCACGATTATGTTTTAATCGATACAGCGGGTCGCCTGCATATTGATGAAGAACTAATGGATGAATTAGCGAAAGTTAAAGAAGTTGCGAAACCGGATGAAATTTTCCTTGTTGTCGATGCGATGACGGGACAAGACGCGGTAAATGTTGCGCAAAGTTTCCATGAACAGTTAGGTTTAACAGGTGTTGTATTAACGAAATTAGATGGTGATACGCGCGGTGGTGCTGCATTATCTATTAAGGCTGTAACAAACACGCCGATTAAATTTGCTGGTATGGGTGAAAAACTAGATGCAATTGAAGCGTTCCATCCAGAGCGTATGGCATCCCGTATTTTAGGGATGGGCGATGTCTTAACATTGATTGAAAAAGCGCAAGCTACAGTTGATGAAGAGAAAGCGAAAGAACTTGAGCAAAAAATGCGTACGCTTTCGTTTACGCTTGACGATTTCCTAGAACAACTTGGACAAGTGCGTCAACTTGGGCCGCTTGATGAATTGTTAGGAATGCTTCCTGGTGCAAATAAAATTAAAGGGCTGAAAAATGCACAAGTTGATGAAAAACAAATTGGGCATATTGAGGCAATTATTCGTTCTATGACTAAATTAGAACGAGAACAACCGGAAATAATCAATGCTAGTCGCAAAAAGCGCATTGCCAAAGGTAGCGGTACAACTGTACAAGAAATCAATCGTCTAATTAAACAATTCGATGACATGAAAAAAATGATGAAGACGATGACGGGAATGCAAAAAGGTAAGAAAAAAGGACTAGGTGGATTGAAGTTTCCATTCATGTAA
- the smc gene encoding chromosome segregation protein SMC, translated as MFLKRLEIAGFKSFAERVSVDFVPGVTSVVGPNGSGKSNITDAIRWVLGEQSAKSLRGAKMEDIIFAGSDTRRAVNVAEVTITLNNEDQRLPIEYNEVCVTRRVSRSGDSDFYINKQSCRLKDIIDLFMDSGMGREAFSIISQGKVEEILSSKSEERRGVFEEAAGVLKYKLRKKKAEGKLAETQENLNRVQDIIHELSSQVEPLERQASIAKDYLENKEELEKVEAALIVHEIEELHEKWEALRNQFGHNKNEEAKMSTNLQKSEEELEELRGQLQAVDESVDSLQEVLLLSSKELEKLEGQRELLKERKQNATTHCAQLEQLIVELTEKAKSYDGEIESSTEALMQFVNEVKELEQKLHDNEQLLATFADNLEEQIENLKGDYIELLNQQASHRNELSMIEEQSKQQTSKNERLDEENAKYVEMRMEITAKKTKLVESYEQAKEKVAGILSNIQKTEAALGKCKTQYSENETKLYQAYQFVQQARSRKEMLEEMQEDYSGFYQGVREVLKARENRLQGIEGAVAELLTVPKEYEVAMEIALGAAMQHIVVQTEEHARNAIAFLKQNKHGRATFLPQAVIKSRSLSFEQLRIANQHPSFVGVAAELVQYNNKYENVVSNLLGTVIVAKDLRGANELAKQLQYRYRIVTIEGDVVNPGGSMTGGAVKQAKSSLLGRQRELEEWTRKLTDMEEKTMKLENFVKAVKQEIQEKEVKIRELRQTVEVDRVDEQKLREEINRLELEEHRINDRLSIYDLEIEGFLQDRVKMQGRKEELEGILTNLQADITKLDSKIVALTKQKSEQHSSKEKVQKEMTELKVLVAEKQQRLFNQKEKVERLTKEKEETDATLVKTKEDLAFLKQEMTSNSSGEEQITNMIEKKAHDRNQTSELIRSRREQRVSLQERVEHLERNLKETTGKHKYILEMLKDQEVRINRLDVELENRLQHLRETYTISFEAAKLKYTMTMPAEDARKKVKLIKLSIEELGTVNLGAIDEYERVAERHTFLLEQRDDLEEAKATLHQLITEMDEEMKKRFSTTFEGIRMEFQSVFSELFGGGRADLVMTNPEDLLNTGIDIVAQPPGKKLQNLGLLSGGERALTAIALLFGILKVRPVPFCVLDEVEAALDEANVARFAQYLKKFSNETQFIVITHRKGTMEESDVLYGVTMQESGVSKLVSVRLDAGEELIASE; from the coding sequence GTGTTTTTAAAAAGATTAGAAATAGCAGGGTTTAAGTCTTTTGCTGAGCGTGTATCTGTTGATTTTGTCCCAGGTGTAACTTCTGTAGTAGGACCTAATGGAAGCGGGAAAAGTAATATTACTGATGCAATTCGCTGGGTACTTGGTGAACAATCTGCAAAATCATTACGTGGTGCAAAGATGGAGGATATTATTTTTGCAGGCAGTGATACGAGGAGAGCGGTTAATGTTGCTGAAGTAACAATAACTTTAAATAATGAAGATCAACGTTTACCAATTGAATACAATGAGGTGTGTGTAACACGTCGTGTATCTCGTTCAGGTGATAGTGATTTTTATATTAATAAACAATCATGTAGATTGAAAGATATTATCGATTTATTTATGGACTCTGGTATGGGAAGAGAAGCTTTTTCAATTATTAGCCAGGGGAAAGTGGAAGAGATTTTAAGTAGTAAGTCAGAAGAGCGTCGAGGTGTATTTGAAGAAGCGGCAGGCGTACTAAAATACAAACTTCGCAAAAAGAAAGCTGAAGGGAAATTAGCAGAAACACAAGAAAACTTAAATCGTGTACAAGATATAATTCATGAATTAAGTAGTCAAGTAGAACCTTTAGAAAGACAAGCTTCTATTGCGAAAGATTATCTTGAGAATAAAGAAGAATTAGAGAAAGTAGAAGCTGCGCTTATTGTCCATGAAATTGAAGAATTGCACGAGAAATGGGAAGCGCTTCGAAATCAGTTTGGGCATAATAAAAACGAAGAAGCTAAAATGTCAACGAATTTACAAAAAAGTGAAGAAGAGCTTGAGGAATTACGAGGACAATTACAAGCGGTAGATGAGTCTGTAGACTCGTTGCAAGAAGTACTTCTTCTTTCTAGTAAAGAGCTAGAAAAACTTGAAGGGCAGCGTGAGTTGTTAAAAGAGAGAAAGCAAAATGCTACGACGCATTGTGCGCAACTTGAGCAGTTAATTGTTGAATTAACAGAGAAAGCTAAAAGTTACGATGGTGAGATTGAGTCAAGTACAGAAGCTTTAATGCAATTTGTGAATGAAGTAAAAGAGTTGGAGCAAAAATTGCATGATAATGAGCAACTGCTTGCTACTTTTGCTGACAATTTAGAGGAACAGATTGAGAATTTAAAAGGTGACTATATTGAGCTTTTAAATCAACAAGCTAGTCATCGTAATGAATTATCTATGATTGAAGAACAATCTAAACAGCAAACGTCTAAAAACGAGCGTCTAGATGAAGAGAATGCGAAATATGTAGAAATGCGTATGGAAATTACAGCGAAAAAGACGAAACTTGTAGAAAGTTACGAACAAGCGAAAGAAAAAGTAGCTGGCATTCTCTCAAACATACAGAAGACAGAGGCGGCGCTTGGGAAATGTAAGACGCAGTATAGTGAAAATGAAACAAAACTGTATCAAGCATATCAATTTGTGCAACAGGCACGTTCTCGAAAAGAAATGCTTGAAGAGATGCAAGAAGATTATTCTGGATTCTATCAAGGTGTACGTGAAGTATTGAAAGCTAGAGAAAATAGGTTGCAAGGTATCGAGGGTGCTGTTGCGGAACTGTTAACGGTACCGAAAGAATACGAAGTTGCAATGGAAATTGCTCTAGGTGCAGCGATGCAGCATATTGTTGTACAAACAGAGGAGCATGCTCGTAATGCGATAGCATTTTTAAAGCAAAATAAACATGGACGTGCAACGTTTTTACCGCAAGCTGTTATTAAAAGCAGGTCTTTATCATTTGAGCAATTACGCATTGCAAATCAACACCCATCGTTTGTAGGTGTGGCGGCAGAACTTGTGCAGTACAACAATAAATATGAAAATGTAGTTTCAAATTTATTAGGTACGGTTATTGTTGCGAAAGATTTACGCGGAGCAAATGAGTTGGCGAAACAACTGCAATACCGTTATCGCATTGTAACAATCGAAGGTGATGTAGTGAATCCTGGCGGTTCTATGACTGGTGGGGCGGTAAAGCAAGCGAAATCTTCTTTATTAGGACGCCAACGTGAACTGGAAGAGTGGACTCGCAAGTTAACTGATATGGAAGAAAAAACAATGAAGTTAGAAAACTTTGTTAAAGCAGTAAAACAAGAGATTCAAGAAAAAGAAGTGAAAATACGCGAACTAAGGCAAACTGTAGAAGTAGATCGTGTAGATGAGCAGAAATTAAGAGAAGAGATTAATCGTCTAGAATTAGAAGAACATCGTATTAATGATCGATTGTCTATTTATGATTTAGAGATTGAAGGGTTTTTACAAGATCGAGTAAAAATGCAAGGGCGTAAAGAGGAGTTAGAAGGGATTTTAACGAATCTTCAAGCTGATATCACTAAGTTAGATAGTAAAATTGTAGCTTTAACAAAACAAAAAAGTGAGCAACATTCTTCGAAAGAAAAAGTTCAAAAAGAAATGACGGAGTTAAAAGTGCTGGTAGCTGAAAAGCAACAACGCTTATTTAATCAAAAAGAAAAAGTTGAACGATTGACGAAGGAAAAAGAAGAAACGGATGCGACACTTGTAAAAACGAAAGAGGATTTAGCGTTCTTAAAACAAGAAATGACATCTAATTCAAGTGGTGAAGAGCAAATTACGAATATGATTGAGAAGAAAGCACATGATCGTAATCAAACTTCAGAATTAATTCGCTCTCGTCGTGAACAACGTGTATCGTTGCAAGAGAGGGTAGAACATTTAGAGCGCAATTTGAAAGAAACGACAGGTAAACATAAATATATTCTTGAAATGTTGAAAGATCAAGAAGTGAGAATAAATCGACTTGATGTAGAGTTGGAAAATAGATTACAACATTTACGTGAAACATATACGATTTCATTTGAAGCGGCAAAACTAAAATATACAATGACAATGCCTGCAGAAGATGCGCGTAAGAAAGTAAAATTAATCAAATTATCTATAGAAGAGTTAGGTACAGTGAACCTAGGGGCAATTGATGAATATGAACGTGTAGCGGAGCGTCATACATTCTTACTAGAGCAGAGAGACGACCTAGAAGAAGCGAAAGCGACATTGCACCAGCTTATTACCGAAATGGATGAAGAAATGAAAAAACGCTTTTCTACTACGTTTGAAGGCATTAGAATGGAGTTTCAATCGGTATTCTCTGAATTATTTGGAGGCGGTAGAGCGGATTTAGTAATGACTAATCCAGAGGATTTACTAAATACGGGTATTGATATTGTAGCACAACCGCCAGGGAAGAAACTGCAGAACTTAGGTTTACTTTCAGGTGGAGAGCGTGCTTTAACAGCAATTGCGCTTTTATTTGGTATTTTAAAAGTACGCCCAGTACCATTCTGTGTACTAGATGAGGTAGAGGCAGCCCTTGATGAGGCGAATGTAGCTCGTTTTGCACAGTATTTAAAGAAATTCAGTAATGAGACGCAGTTTATTGTAATTACACATAGAAAAGGTACAATGGAAGAGTCTGATGTGTTGTACGGTGTAACAATGCAAGAATCAGGGGTATCTAAACTTGTTTCGGTTCGTTTAGACGCCGGAGAAGAACTTATTGCAAGTGAATAG
- the rplS gene encoding 50S ribosomal protein L19, whose product MQQLIAEITKGQLKTDLPSFRPGDTLRVHVKVVEGTRERIQLFEGVVIKRRGGGISETFTVRKISYGVGVERTFPVHTPRIAKIEVLRRGKVRRAKLYYLRNLRGKKARIKEIR is encoded by the coding sequence ATGCAACAATTAATCGCAGAAATTACAAAAGGCCAATTAAAAACTGACCTTCCTTCATTCCGTCCTGGTGACACTTTACGTGTACACGTAAAAGTTGTTGAGGGAACTCGTGAAAGAATTCAGCTTTTCGAAGGTGTTGTAATTAAACGTCGTGGTGGCGGAATCAGTGAAACATTCACAGTTCGTAAGATTTCTTACGGTGTAGGTGTTGAGCGTACATTCCCAGTTCACACGCCAAGAATCGCGAAAATCGAAGTACTTCGCCGTGGTAAAGTACGTCGTGCTAAGTTATACTACTTACGTAACCTTCGCGGTAAAAAAGCACGTATTAAAGAAATTCGATAA
- a CDS encoding putative DNA-binding protein produces the protein MLEKTTRMNYLFDFYQSLLTQKQRSYMSLYYLDDLSLGEIAEEFDVSRQAVYDNIKRTEAMLEEYEEKLVLLQKFQERQRLVAKLKQLISEEEHVNEEMKQVVEAIEKLD, from the coding sequence ATGCTCGAAAAAACAACGAGAATGAACTATTTATTTGATTTTTATCAATCGTTGTTAACGCAAAAACAAAGAAGTTATATGTCGCTTTATTATCTAGATGATTTATCTCTTGGGGAAATTGCGGAAGAATTTGATGTAAGTCGCCAAGCCGTGTATGATAACATTAAACGGACTGAAGCGATGCTTGAAGAATATGAAGAAAAATTAGTATTACTTCAAAAGTTTCAAGAGCGACAGCGACTTGTTGCAAAGCTAAAACAGCTAATCAGCGAAGAAGAGCATGTAAATGAAGAAATGAAACAAGTTGTTGAAGCTATCGAAAAATTAGATTAG
- the rimM gene encoding ribosome maturation factor RimM (Essential for efficient processing of 16S rRNA), which produces MTKWFNVGKIVNTHGVRGEIRVISRTDFPEERYKVGNTLYISNEKGTDYLPVKVTSHRQHKTFDLLTFEGYNNVDEVEKFKGSLIKVPEEQLGELAEGEYYYHEIIGCSVVTEEGEALGTIKEILSPGANDVWVIKRPKGQDLLIPYIDDVVLQVNIENKLVTIHVMEGLL; this is translated from the coding sequence ATGACAAAATGGTTTAACGTAGGGAAAATTGTAAATACTCATGGCGTAAGAGGAGAAATCCGTGTTATTTCTCGTACTGATTTTCCAGAAGAGCGATATAAAGTAGGAAACACGTTATACATATCGAATGAGAAAGGCACAGACTACCTTCCGGTGAAGGTAACTTCTCATCGCCAACATAAGACATTCGATTTATTAACATTTGAAGGATATAACAATGTAGATGAAGTAGAGAAGTTTAAAGGTTCTTTAATAAAAGTACCAGAAGAGCAGTTAGGTGAACTTGCTGAAGGTGAATACTACTATCATGAAATTATTGGTTGCAGTGTTGTAACGGAAGAAGGAGAAGCGCTAGGGACAATCAAAGAGATTCTATCTCCTGGTGCAAATGATGTTTGGGTAATTAAACGCCCGAAGGGTCAAGATCTCTTAATTCCTTATATCGATGACGTTGTACTTCAAGTTAATATTGAAAATAAATTAGTAACCATTCATGTAATGGAAGGGCTGCTATAA
- the rpsP gene encoding 30S ribosomal protein S16 has protein sequence MAVKIRLKRMGAKKTPFYRVVVADSRSPRDGRFIEEIGTYNPVAQPAEVKINEEAALKWLGNGAKPSDTVRNLFSNQGIMEKFHLSKQGK, from the coding sequence ATGGCAGTTAAAATTCGTTTAAAACGTATGGGAGCTAAAAAAACTCCTTTCTATCGTGTAGTTGTTGCAGATTCTCGTTCTCCTCGTGACGGACGTTTCATTGAGGAAATCGGAACTTACAATCCAGTTGCTCAACCAGCTGAAGTTAAGATCAACGAAGAAGCAGCATTAAAATGGTTAGGAAATGGTGCTAAACCATCTGATACAGTTCGTAACTTATTCTCTAACCAAGGTATCATGGAGAAATTCCACTTATCTAAACAAGGTAAGTAA
- a CDS encoding KH domain-containing protein — protein sequence MKKLVETIVKPLVDYPEDVKVTQELCNGEIKYRLTVHPEDVGKVIGKQGRVAKAIRMLLYSVGHHNDEKVTLEIQ from the coding sequence ATGAAGAAGTTAGTCGAGACGATTGTCAAGCCTCTTGTCGATTATCCTGAAGATGTAAAAGTTACACAGGAACTTTGCAACGGAGAGATAAAGTATCGATTAACTGTACATCCTGAGGATGTTGGAAAAGTCATTGGAAAGCAAGGGAGAGTTGCGAAAGCGATTCGAATGCTCTTGTATTCAGTGGGACATCATAATGATGAAAAAGTAACACTGGAAATTCAATAA